A genomic window from Haladaptatus caseinilyticus includes:
- a CDS encoding CAP domain-containing protein, translating into MTRESLSVGLSVTFVVLLLTSTVAAGAFAPVPVTPHDGHDATVNATEHQSNAPETESWERAVSLAVHDAFEDGDLDGDFWRFFRLVISVAADGPDRPTPEQPMTTTTTSESRRTTSTTISAPESTTESPKRMTTGKATTERPATTSSATTAPEITTPPEQTATSTTSPPESTATPETTTTPQATTTPPETTTAQPTSTTTSETTSPTTTSSESDGFDRRDVERLVHQFVNEERTERGLDPISFDTELRDIARSHSADMAARSYFSHTSPEGDNFVDRYEQAGYTCRAPTGDGSSLPGGENIAQTWYDRSINTDDGTVRYTTERELARGLVNQWMNSQGHRENILTDAWQNEGIGIYVTDDGKVYATQNFC; encoded by the coding sequence ACGCGAATCGCTTTCCGTCGGCCTCTCGGTGACGTTCGTCGTCCTCTTGCTTACCAGCACGGTTGCTGCCGGAGCGTTCGCTCCCGTCCCGGTGACACCGCACGACGGTCACGATGCGACCGTAAACGCTACTGAGCATCAAAGCAATGCACCCGAAACCGAAAGTTGGGAACGAGCGGTTTCCCTCGCTGTCCACGACGCATTCGAAGACGGTGATTTGGACGGCGACTTCTGGCGCTTCTTCCGGTTGGTGATTTCCGTGGCTGCCGACGGACCGGATCGACCGACGCCCGAGCAACCGATGACTACCACGACTACGTCGGAGTCACGAAGAACCACGTCCACGACGATTTCAGCACCGGAGTCTACCACGGAATCGCCGAAGCGGATGACGACCGGAAAAGCGACGACTGAACGACCGGCGACAACCTCTTCGGCAACGACTGCGCCGGAAATCACGACTCCTCCGGAGCAGACGGCCACGTCTACGACTTCGCCCCCCGAGTCCACGGCGACTCCGGAAACGACTACAACTCCTCAAGCAACGACCACCCCGCCGGAAACGACAACGGCGCAACCGACTTCAACCACTACATCGGAAACGACGTCACCGACCACGACTTCGTCCGAGTCAGACGGATTCGACCGACGTGACGTCGAACGACTCGTTCACCAGTTCGTCAACGAAGAGCGTACGGAGCGCGGACTCGACCCGATCTCATTCGATACCGAACTGCGTGACATCGCCCGGTCACACAGTGCAGACATGGCGGCGCGAAGTTATTTCTCGCACACCTCTCCGGAGGGCGATAACTTCGTCGACCGTTACGAGCAAGCGGGCTACACTTGCCGCGCCCCGACTGGTGACGGTTCCTCTCTCCCTGGCGGCGAGAATATCGCTCAAACCTGGTACGACAGGTCCATCAACACCGACGATGGAACGGTTCGCTACACTACGGAGCGCGAATTGGCTCGCGGCCTCGTGAACCAGTGGATGAATTCGCAGGGTCATCGCGAAAACATCCTTACCGATGCATGGCAGAACGAAGGGATCGGCATCTACGTGACCGACGACGGCAAGGTCTACGCGACACAGAACTTCTGTTAG
- a CDS encoding cation:proton antiporter regulatory subunit has protein sequence MTIYESEIPGVGHKFELELDGEERLVVIIHHDGKRELYRRPSPNEDSVKLASLTGKKARQLGSILEGAYFQPVEMDELNVPLGESIIEWIEVKAESPLTGQTLEEAAIRRRTGVSVIAIQRGEETIANPKPDTTIESGDILVAIGTREEQAELTTLLTTDEGN, from the coding sequence ATGACTATCTACGAATCGGAAATCCCCGGTGTCGGCCACAAATTCGAACTCGAACTCGATGGCGAGGAGCGACTCGTCGTCATCATCCATCACGACGGAAAACGCGAACTGTATCGCCGTCCATCGCCGAACGAGGACAGCGTCAAGCTCGCCTCGCTGACGGGCAAGAAAGCCCGTCAGCTCGGTTCCATCCTCGAAGGGGCGTACTTTCAGCCGGTCGAAATGGACGAGCTGAACGTCCCGCTCGGGGAATCCATCATCGAGTGGATCGAAGTGAAAGCCGAATCGCCACTGACCGGACAGACCCTCGAAGAGGCGGCCATTCGCCGACGAACCGGCGTCTCGGTCATCGCGATTCAGCGCGGCGAGGAAACCATTGCGAACCCGAAACCGGACACGACCATCGAGTCGGGCGATATTCTCGTCGCCATCGGAACTCGCGAGGAGCAGGCTGAACTCACGACCCTCCTTACCACCGACGAGGGAAACTGA
- a CDS encoding cation:proton antiporter, translating to MADPLLVQFGIAVTAIALVGALASRIGLSVIPAYIVVGILVGPNPPTAIGDVSLRLVRTGEFIDLLAELGIVFLLFFLGLEFSLQQLVSNRDRLVKVGLVDLGINFLLGLGLGVLFGFSWLESFFLAGIVYISSSAVITKSLIDQGWIANAESEPILGTLVFEDIFIAVYLALLSAVALGEGTPMDAAISIGTSIAFLALLVGVAWYGSEYVERLFQTESNELFLLRVTGITVLIAGTALAMGISEAVAAFFVGTMFSQTDHVSRIEQVLSPTRDLFAAVFFFSIGLSTDITLLADVLLLLGVAVLITTIGKFVSGTLSGRSYGLDRTRSFRVGLGMVPRGEFSLVLSTLAMSVGTGALGELIPAFTVGYVLIMSILGTLLIQHADRVTNTLETAFT from the coding sequence ATGGCAGACCCGCTCCTCGTCCAGTTCGGTATCGCAGTGACGGCTATCGCCCTCGTCGGAGCGCTTGCGTCCCGTATCGGTCTCTCAGTCATCCCCGCATACATCGTCGTCGGTATCCTCGTCGGCCCCAACCCACCGACCGCCATCGGCGATGTTTCGCTCAGACTCGTCCGGACTGGCGAGTTCATCGACCTCCTCGCGGAACTGGGAATCGTCTTCCTCCTCTTCTTCCTCGGACTGGAGTTCAGCCTTCAACAACTCGTCTCGAACCGCGACAGACTCGTGAAAGTCGGCCTCGTAGACCTCGGAATCAACTTCCTTCTCGGTCTCGGACTCGGCGTCCTGTTCGGCTTCTCGTGGCTCGAATCGTTCTTCCTCGCCGGAATCGTCTACATCTCGTCGAGTGCAGTCATCACGAAATCGCTCATCGACCAGGGTTGGATCGCGAACGCCGAGAGCGAACCGATTCTCGGTACACTCGTCTTCGAGGACATCTTTATCGCTGTGTATCTTGCGCTCTTGTCGGCAGTCGCGCTGGGCGAAGGAACGCCGATGGATGCGGCGATTTCGATCGGCACCTCCATCGCTTTCCTCGCGCTTCTCGTCGGGGTCGCGTGGTATGGTTCCGAGTACGTCGAACGACTGTTCCAAACCGAATCGAACGAACTATTTTTGCTTCGCGTGACCGGCATCACCGTCCTCATCGCCGGAACCGCCTTAGCGATGGGTATCAGTGAAGCGGTTGCCGCCTTCTTCGTCGGGACGATGTTCAGCCAGACCGACCACGTCAGCCGAATCGAGCAGGTGTTGTCGCCGACCCGTGACCTCTTCGCCGCCGTCTTTTTCTTCTCGATCGGCTTGAGCACGGACATCACCCTGTTGGCAGACGTGCTTCTCCTGCTAGGCGTTGCGGTGCTGATTACGACGATCGGTAAGTTCGTGAGTGGGACACTCTCGGGTCGCTCCTACGGCCTCGACAGAACGCGCTCGTTTCGCGTCGGTCTCGGGATGGTTCCCCGCGGGGAGTTCTCCCTGGTGTTGTCCACCCTCGCCATGAGCGTCGGAACCGGCGCGCTCGGCGAGTTGATCCCAGCGTTTACCGTCGGCTACGTGCTTATCATGAGTATCCTCGGGACGCTGTTGATCCAACACGCGGATAGAGTTACGAACACCTTGGAGACGGCCTTCACGTAG
- the gnd gene encoding phosphogluconate dehydrogenase (NAD(+)-dependent, decarboxylating), whose protein sequence is MQLGVIGLGRMGRIVVDRTLDAGHDIVAYDVAEEAVESAAEAGVKPADSVADLAETLGDEKRIWLMVPAGEPVDAALEDLEPFLDEDDVVVDGGNSYFEDSVRRAETTSAAYLDCGTSGGPAGAELGFSLMVGGPQWAYDELTPVFDAVATGPDGHDRMGEAGSGHYVKMVHNGVEYALMQTYGEGFELLHEGRYDLDLEDVARTWNNGAVIRSWLLELCEEAFREEGTDLGDVADHVAGGSTGTWTVQEALEQEVPVPLIYQALGERFDSRSDGRFSRRLANRLRYGFGRHEVKRE, encoded by the coding sequence ATGCAACTGGGCGTCATCGGACTGGGACGCATGGGTCGAATCGTAGTGGACAGAACGCTCGATGCGGGACACGACATCGTCGCATACGACGTGGCCGAGGAGGCCGTCGAATCCGCGGCGGAAGCCGGTGTGAAACCCGCCGACTCGGTCGCTGACCTCGCGGAAACGCTCGGCGACGAGAAGCGAATCTGGCTGATGGTACCCGCCGGGGAACCGGTGGACGCCGCGCTAGAGGATTTGGAACCGTTCCTCGACGAGGATGACGTGGTCGTCGATGGTGGCAACTCCTACTTCGAGGATTCGGTTCGGCGCGCCGAAACTACGTCCGCGGCGTACCTCGACTGCGGAACCAGCGGCGGCCCGGCCGGTGCCGAACTCGGCTTCTCGCTGATGGTCGGCGGACCGCAATGGGCATACGACGAACTGACGCCCGTCTTCGACGCGGTCGCAACCGGGCCGGACGGGCACGACCGAATGGGCGAAGCAGGGTCGGGCCACTACGTGAAGATGGTCCACAACGGCGTCGAGTACGCGCTAATGCAGACCTATGGTGAAGGGTTCGAACTCCTCCACGAAGGTCGCTACGACCTCGACCTGGAGGACGTCGCCAGAACGTGGAACAACGGCGCGGTCATTCGTTCGTGGCTCCTCGAACTCTGTGAAGAAGCGTTCCGCGAGGAGGGAACCGACCTGGGCGACGTGGCGGACCACGTCGCGGGCGGTTCGACCGGGACGTGGACGGTGCAGGAAGCGCTCGAACAGGAGGTTCCAGTCCCACTCATCTATCAGGCGCTCGGCGAACGGTTCGATAGTCGGTCCGACGGTCGGTTCTCACGGCGGCTCGCAAACCGCCTCCGGTACGGTTTCGGTCGGCACGAAGTGAAACGCGAGTAA
- a CDS encoding class I SAM-dependent methyltransferase yields MFLDTLLHRTFGRPNGLLGRLGGKLMSRSKGEFAAWVIADLDLEPDDRVLEVGFGPGVGAERLAEAVPDGFVAGIDASPEMVEQARKRNAAAIGDGRVELRYGFADDVPSEDCVFDAAMTMNSMQVWPDAVAGLRELRRVVKPDGTVAVAFTHHSGQSKDELPKLLADAGFDEVRTGDRGDDFCAFAKV; encoded by the coding sequence ATGTTCCTCGACACTCTCCTCCACAGAACATTCGGCCGCCCGAACGGCCTGCTCGGACGACTCGGTGGAAAACTGATGTCTCGGTCGAAAGGGGAGTTCGCGGCGTGGGTTATCGCCGATCTCGACCTCGAACCGGATGACCGCGTTTTGGAGGTCGGTTTCGGCCCGGGTGTCGGTGCAGAACGCTTGGCCGAAGCAGTCCCGGACGGCTTCGTCGCCGGTATCGACGCGTCCCCGGAAATGGTCGAACAAGCGCGGAAACGAAACGCGGCGGCGATTGGAGATGGGCGGGTTGAATTGCGTTACGGGTTCGCGGACGACGTACCGTCGGAAGACTGCGTTTTCGACGCCGCGATGACGATGAACTCCATGCAGGTATGGCCCGACGCCGTGGCCGGACTGCGGGAGTTGCGTCGCGTCGTAAAACCCGACGGAACCGTTGCGGTCGCCTTTACGCATCACTCCGGGCAATCGAAAGACGAACTGCCAAAACTGCTCGCAGACGCGGGATTCGACGAGGTTCGAACCGGGGACCGCGGGGACGATTTCTGTGCGTTTGCGAAGGTGTAG
- a CDS encoding 2Fe-2S iron-sulfur cluster-binding protein produces the protein MVNELGLGLGLLLTLTAVALHFAKGTEWRTADDISQEVLDRRAASVPETDFPEPMNRSIGGGGGVAVGAGAEGELEGEEGEEEDAGFDPEAIPEDEVEYFEVEYVKEGSTIEVASNETILEAGEEEGWDLPYSCRAGSCLSCGAKIADGEPDDIVHSNNDTLSDDELEKGYFLSCTAYPQADISVETNETP, from the coding sequence ATGGTAAACGAACTGGGTCTGGGACTCGGGCTACTGCTTACGCTCACCGCAGTGGCTCTGCACTTCGCCAAGGGAACCGAATGGCGCACTGCGGACGACATCTCCCAAGAAGTGCTCGACCGCCGTGCGGCGAGTGTCCCCGAAACCGACTTCCCCGAACCGATGAACCGCTCCATCGGTGGTGGCGGTGGGGTCGCCGTCGGTGCCGGTGCTGAAGGCGAACTCGAAGGCGAGGAAGGCGAGGAAGAAGACGCTGGCTTTGACCCCGAGGCGATTCCGGAGGACGAAGTCGAATACTTCGAAGTCGAATACGTCAAGGAAGGTTCGACCATCGAAGTCGCCAGCAACGAGACGATTCTCGAAGCGGGCGAAGAGGAAGGCTGGGACCTCCCGTACTCCTGTCGCGCAGGGTCGTGTCTCTCCTGTGGTGCGAAAATCGCCGACGGAGAACCGGACGATATCGTCCACAGCAACAACGACACGCTCAGCGACGACGAACTGGAAAAGGGATACTTCCTCTCCTGTACCGCCTATCCGCAGGCAGATATCAGCGTCGAGACGAACGAAACGCCGTAA